From Polynucleobacter sp. JS-JIR-II-b4, a single genomic window includes:
- the argJ gene encoding bifunctional glutamate N-acetyltransferase/amino-acid acetyltransferase ArgJ, with protein sequence MTVNLPLPQKAELKPIKGFEMGIAEAGIKKANRKDLLVMTLAPGSQVAGVFTLNRFCAAPVQVCREHLAQEGRNGEIRALVVNTGNANAGTGESGMKHALETCAALAKDLKIHPEQILPFSTGVILEPLPIEKIISALPKAVANLSEDNWFDAAEAIMTTDTQPKATSATVQTPAGLVTITGICKGAGMIHPNMATMLGFIATDAGFAPGLLSGLTREIADLSFNAITIDGDTSTNDSFIIMATGQSSVQIQSANDPSYVILRDALIALARKLAQMIVRDGEGATKFMTIEVLGGKTSEECRLVAKAVAHSPLVKTAFFASDPNLGRILAAIGYAGIADLDVNRVQMWLGDVWVVKNGGRNPDYLEADGQRVMQAPEITVKIDLGRGNATQTMWTCDLSHDYVSINADYRS encoded by the coding sequence ATGACTGTTAACTTACCCCTCCCCCAAAAAGCCGAACTAAAGCCTATTAAAGGTTTTGAGATGGGCATCGCCGAAGCTGGTATTAAGAAGGCAAACCGTAAAGATTTATTGGTGATGACTTTAGCGCCTGGTTCCCAGGTTGCTGGTGTTTTTACTCTAAATCGTTTTTGCGCTGCTCCAGTACAAGTTTGTCGCGAACATTTGGCGCAAGAGGGTCGTAATGGTGAAATTCGAGCCCTTGTAGTGAATACCGGTAATGCTAATGCTGGGACTGGCGAATCTGGCATGAAACACGCATTAGAAACTTGCGCAGCGTTAGCCAAAGATCTGAAGATTCATCCAGAGCAGATTCTGCCTTTTTCAACCGGCGTGATTCTTGAACCGCTCCCGATTGAGAAAATTATTAGCGCTTTGCCAAAGGCAGTGGCAAACCTTAGCGAGGACAATTGGTTTGATGCGGCTGAAGCCATCATGACCACGGATACTCAGCCTAAAGCTACTTCAGCAACTGTACAAACACCTGCAGGATTGGTGACCATTACTGGTATCTGTAAGGGCGCTGGCATGATTCACCCCAATATGGCAACCATGTTGGGATTTATTGCTACTGATGCTGGATTTGCACCTGGCCTATTAAGTGGTCTTACTCGTGAGATAGCGGATCTTTCATTTAATGCGATCACTATTGATGGTGATACATCCACTAATGACTCTTTCATCATTATGGCGACGGGTCAGTCATCAGTGCAAATTCAATCGGCGAACGATCCTAGTTATGTGATCTTACGAGATGCATTAATTGCCTTAGCTAGAAAGCTAGCGCAAATGATTGTGCGCGATGGCGAAGGTGCAACCAAATTTATGACGATCGAAGTGCTTGGTGGTAAGACTTCTGAGGAGTGCCGCTTGGTTGCTAAGGCAGTTGCCCATTCCCCTTTAGTCAAAACCGCTTTCTTCGCTAGCGACCCTAATTTAGGTCGCATCCTGGCAGCGATTGGCTATGCGGGTATCGCTGATTTAGATGTGAATCGCGTACAAATGTGGCTAGGCGATGTTTGGGTTGTTAAAAATGGTGGACGCAATCCTGACTATCTCGAGGCTGATGGTCAGAGGGTCATGCAGGCCCCGGAAATCACCGTCAAGATTGACTTGGGCCGCGGCAACGCTACACAAACTATGTGGACTTGTGACTTGTCGCATGACTATGTATCTATTAATGCAGATTACCGCTCATAA
- a CDS encoding ATP-binding protein, with the protein MNDKLDRLLDHLDTFLPKPLTEEQWKSSTAYRWRRRDSIFGSIGFLRPVKYVADITFEDLQNIDRQRDAIRDNTKNFIQKKPANNILLTGARGTGKSSLIKASLHEFASQGLRLVEVEKEHLADLADITELLAERSERFIIFCDDLSFEEGESGYKAMKSALDGSVSAQVDNILIYATSNRRHLLPEYMKDNETYVHNDDGEIHPGEVVEEKISLSERFGLWLSFYPPKQDEYLAIVAHWLQHFGLSAAQIEAARSEALVWALERGSRSGRVAWQFAKHWAGSKA; encoded by the coding sequence ATGAATGATAAATTAGACCGTCTTTTAGACCATCTTGACACTTTTTTACCGAAGCCCTTAACCGAGGAACAGTGGAAATCTTCTACTGCATATAGATGGCGTCGACGCGATAGTATCTTTGGCAGCATTGGGTTTTTGCGGCCTGTAAAGTACGTTGCAGATATTACTTTTGAGGATTTACAGAATATCGATCGTCAGCGTGATGCCATCCGCGATAACACCAAAAACTTTATTCAGAAAAAGCCTGCTAATAATATTTTGTTGACTGGTGCCAGGGGAACTGGAAAGTCCTCATTGATCAAAGCGAGCTTGCATGAGTTTGCCAGCCAAGGCTTGCGCCTGGTTGAGGTTGAGAAAGAGCATTTGGCTGATTTAGCAGACATTACTGAGCTTTTAGCTGAGCGTTCAGAGCGCTTCATTATTTTTTGCGATGACCTCTCCTTTGAGGAAGGTGAATCCGGCTATAAGGCGATGAAATCAGCCTTAGATGGCTCTGTTTCTGCGCAAGTCGACAATATTTTGATTTATGCCACCTCTAATCGCCGTCATTTATTGCCTGAGTATATGAAGGATAACGAGACCTACGTTCATAACGACGATGGTGAAATTCATCCTGGTGAAGTGGTTGAAGAAAAGATTTCTTTATCAGAGCGCTTTGGTCTTTGGTTGTCTTTTTACCCGCCAAAACAAGATGAGTATTTGGCGATCGTGGCGCATTGGTTGCAGCATTTTGGTTTAAGTGCTGCGCAAATTGAAGCGGCGCGTTCAGAAGCTTTGGTCTGGGCATTGGAGCGTGGCTCACGCTCAGGTCGCGTTGCTTGGCAATTCGCTAAGCATTGGGCTGGTTCAAAAGCTTAA
- a CDS encoding NUDIX domain-containing protein translates to MSEIKRPVTEVAAGILLDSDGRYLLGQRPEGKPYAGYWEVPGGKIEKGETVFEALKRELQEELGIDIQSSEELTVLEHDYPHAYVRLHVSIIRDWRGVPKGCENQALSWELLAAEKPSVEPLLPAAWPMLERLRVLLT, encoded by the coding sequence ATGAGTGAAATCAAGCGCCCAGTTACTGAAGTGGCAGCAGGAATCTTGCTGGATTCTGATGGCCGCTATCTTTTAGGGCAGAGACCTGAAGGCAAACCCTACGCTGGTTATTGGGAAGTTCCAGGTGGAAAAATCGAAAAAGGGGAAACTGTTTTCGAGGCACTGAAGCGTGAACTTCAAGAAGAGCTTGGCATTGATATTCAATCTAGTGAGGAGCTTACCGTTCTAGAGCATGATTATCCTCACGCCTATGTTCGCTTGCATGTGAGCATTATTCGCGATTGGAGAGGAGTTCCGAAAGGCTGTGAGAATCAAGCCTTATCCTGGGAGTTGCTGGCTGCAGAAAAGCCTAGCGTTGAACCTTTGTTGCCGGCCGCTTGGCCTATGCTGGAAAGGCTAAGAGTCCTTTTGACTTAG
- the zapD gene encoding cell division protein ZapD, with amino-acid sequence MIVYEYPFNELVRSMLRLEYLFARFNHFVRSDDPELHHNAISVLFDLGDIGARGDIKSLLLKEFERQKYALNGLKSSQKVDQEALTQTLSEIDSVASSINQSTGRPNSVITESEWLNAIRTRLNIPGGTSPIDLPSYHAWKNSPSSERRELLEKYVGPLLPWHEACQLFLRLLRQSGEAKDVVAHNGSFQQAPSGKVYQLMRIAVEDDALFSEISANKYLLSVRFLKSERDKKAQLVNADVSFKLTLCQF; translated from the coding sequence GTGATTGTCTACGAATACCCCTTTAACGAATTAGTTCGAAGCATGCTTCGACTGGAGTATTTGTTCGCCCGCTTCAACCACTTTGTCCGCTCTGATGACCCAGAGTTGCACCACAATGCCATCTCTGTTTTGTTTGATCTTGGTGACATCGGTGCACGCGGTGATATCAAGTCTTTACTACTTAAAGAATTTGAGCGTCAAAAATATGCACTCAATGGATTAAAGTCGTCACAAAAAGTTGATCAAGAGGCGCTGACACAAACTCTTTCAGAAATTGATTCCGTTGCTAGCAGTATTAATCAATCAACCGGCAGACCCAACTCTGTGATTACTGAAAGTGAATGGTTAAATGCGATTCGCACCAGATTAAATATTCCAGGCGGTACCAGTCCAATTGATTTGCCTAGCTATCATGCCTGGAAAAATAGTCCATCATCTGAGCGACGTGAGTTGCTTGAAAAATATGTTGGGCCGCTCTTGCCATGGCATGAGGCATGCCAATTATTTTTACGACTTTTACGTCAATCAGGCGAGGCTAAAGATGTGGTCGCACACAATGGATCTTTTCAGCAAGCTCCATCCGGCAAGGTGTATCAGTTAATGCGTATTGCCGTAGAAGATGATGCTTTGTTTTCTGAGATTAGTGCAAATAAATATTTACTCTCAGTGCGCTTCTTAAAGTCTGAGCGCGATAAAAAAGCACAGTTGGTGAATGCTGATGTGTCATTCAAACTCACCCTCTGCCAGTTCTAA
- the coaE gene encoding dephospho-CoA kinase (Dephospho-CoA kinase (CoaE) performs the final step in coenzyme A biosynthesis.), which produces MATNPTNPSSEQAGLGILKGHVPFVGLTGGIGSGKTAVSDQLAQLGAGIVDTDLIAHQITAPNGVAIPFIQKQFGSEFVDSSGALDRVRMRTLVFANPEARKSLEAITHPLIREETIRQAKQLIEDKVPYLVFVVPLLIESGNWAHLLDYLVVVDCPEETQIDRVMHRSKLPRNEVERILRAQASREERIARADMVIENQGSLENLKTEVLKLNQKILQIQKDRTSSS; this is translated from the coding sequence ATGGCCACAAACCCTACAAATCCTTCTTCTGAGCAAGCTGGTCTAGGCATCCTCAAAGGGCATGTACCCTTTGTAGGTCTTACTGGTGGCATTGGCTCAGGAAAGACCGCTGTGAGTGATCAGCTCGCTCAACTAGGCGCAGGCATTGTCGATACCGATCTCATCGCCCATCAGATCACCGCCCCAAATGGAGTGGCTATCCCCTTCATTCAAAAGCAATTTGGCTCTGAGTTTGTTGATTCAAGCGGGGCGCTAGATAGAGTCAGGATGCGTACATTGGTCTTTGCCAATCCCGAAGCTAGAAAGTCTCTGGAAGCAATTACCCACCCCCTTATAAGGGAAGAAACCATTCGGCAAGCCAAACAGCTCATAGAAGATAAGGTGCCTTACCTTGTTTTTGTAGTGCCTCTGTTGATTGAATCAGGTAATTGGGCTCATCTTTTGGACTACCTCGTAGTAGTGGACTGTCCAGAGGAAACTCAAATTGATCGTGTGATGCACCGCAGCAAATTACCCCGAAACGAGGTTGAGAGAATTCTGAGGGCTCAAGCTAGCCGAGAAGAGCGTATTGCCAGGGCGGATATGGTCATTGAAAATCAGGGCTCTCTCGAGAACTTAAAAACTGAAGTTTTAAAGTTGAACCAAAAAATCTTACAGATTCAGAAAGATCGCACCAGTTCGTCATAG
- a CDS encoding A24 family peptidase, which translates to MGNFILLDWIRIYLIAILVYLAYYDLRTFRLPDVITLPLILLGLLFNSLSNQRFISSQDAIIGAILGYSCLWLLNLLYRTVKKQDGIGMGDAKLLAALGAWLGWFALPGILLMASLTGLIGGIIWLQWNKQNHRSAFPFGPFLAIAGIIELLWPQTLQILLLSKLV; encoded by the coding sequence ATGGGTAATTTTATTTTGCTCGACTGGATCCGAATTTACCTGATAGCAATCTTGGTGTACTTAGCGTATTACGATTTGCGCACCTTTCGTTTGCCTGATGTCATCACCTTACCGCTCATCTTGCTGGGCCTCTTATTTAACAGCCTTTCAAATCAACGCTTTATCTCTTCTCAAGACGCGATCATTGGAGCGATCCTAGGCTACTCCTGTCTTTGGCTTCTCAACCTTCTTTATCGAACGGTCAAAAAGCAAGATGGGATTGGAATGGGTGATGCCAAACTATTGGCAGCCTTGGGTGCTTGGCTTGGCTGGTTTGCATTACCCGGTATTTTGCTAATGGCATCCCTGACCGGACTGATTGGCGGCATTATCTGGCTGCAGTGGAATAAACAAAATCATCGCTCAGCTTTTCCATTTGGCCCTTTTCTAGCTATTGCTGGCATCATTGAGCTGTTATGGCCACAAACCCTACAAATCCTTCTTCTGAGCAAGCTGGTCTAG
- a CDS encoding type II secretion system F family protein, producing MALSKQNQLHFAEQLVTLLEAGLPLLNAIELIYSTAPKAWIHWVTNIHTQLKKGESFSQCLRAQGNLFSMEFINLIRVSERTGDFHLALKTICQQLAAQIELRRKIQQAMSYPAITLTSSCLLVIVMMIWVVPVFKDVFAHFQAELPAPTKVLIQASSWFEAFYLEIVIALIGFAVLFSLAWSRIPKIQKYCDRLSFSIPMIGQLLRLATLTYWCRTLGHLLKSGLPLPDALRVTAQSSNHWLSHDFSADIFKHLTRGWSLGDAITKADPKHLLFDQETLQLLRIGSESGALAEMLQKRASILSSQLSNRLNTLSQSLEPLLIIIVGLIIGSLVIILYLPIFNLGQIV from the coding sequence ATGGCGTTAAGCAAGCAGAACCAACTTCATTTTGCCGAGCAACTTGTGACATTGCTAGAGGCAGGCCTACCACTCCTCAATGCGATTGAACTCATTTATTCAACCGCCCCAAAGGCCTGGATTCATTGGGTGACTAACATTCACACCCAGCTCAAAAAGGGCGAAAGTTTTTCTCAATGCTTGCGTGCCCAAGGAAATCTATTTTCTATGGAATTTATTAATCTCATACGCGTCAGTGAGCGTACTGGCGACTTTCATCTGGCACTAAAAACCATTTGCCAGCAACTGGCAGCCCAAATTGAATTGCGTCGAAAAATTCAACAGGCAATGAGTTATCCCGCCATCACTCTTACTAGCTCTTGCCTTCTAGTGATAGTGATGATGATTTGGGTTGTGCCCGTCTTTAAGGATGTTTTTGCTCATTTTCAAGCGGAGTTGCCAGCCCCGACTAAAGTGTTAATTCAAGCATCCTCATGGTTTGAAGCCTTCTACCTTGAAATAGTGATAGCCCTCATTGGCTTTGCTGTGCTCTTTAGCCTTGCTTGGTCCAGGATCCCCAAAATTCAAAAATATTGTGATCGACTGAGCTTCTCTATACCGATGATTGGCCAGCTTCTCAGATTAGCAACACTTACCTACTGGTGTCGGACATTGGGCCATCTCCTCAAGTCTGGATTACCCCTTCCAGATGCATTGAGAGTTACCGCACAATCATCTAACCACTGGCTCAGCCATGATTTCAGCGCTGATATATTCAAACACCTCACTCGCGGCTGGTCACTCGGAGATGCCATAACAAAAGCAGATCCCAAGCACCTACTATTTGATCAGGAAACATTGCAGCTCTTACGAATAGGATCTGAAAGTGGTGCGCTCGCTGAAATGCTACAAAAGCGCGCATCAATATTGAGTTCTCAATTAAGCAATCGCTTAAATACCCTAAGCCAAAGCTTGGAGCCCTTGTTAATCATTATCGTTGGACTCATTATTGGAAGTCTGGTCATAATCTTATATCTCCCCATCTTTAACCTAGGACAGATTGTTTAA
- a CDS encoding GspE/PulE family protein has product MSVAADDSLIIRTWYEIATNALDARASDIHIEAGAQATLIRIRVDGLLQIQSYYPIEFHDRLITRIKVLARLDIAEKRLPQDGRLCIGHNFSKPNIDCRVSILPTLHGEKAVVRILPSCLEELDLQDIGLLSEQLEIFQQALAQSNGLILVTGPTGSGKTRTLYSCLRQLNQNHRNLCSIEDPIEIRLAGVNQVAYHPRAGLDFPTIIRALLRQDPDVIMIGEIRDAATAQLAIQAAQTGHLVLSTLHTRNACGAVPRLSHLGVDQQSLESCLLSVSSQRLVRKTCAQCLGFKMKNNVPCSFCKGSGYLGRIGVHEVLSKTHLLDSSTSYVSMRDAGLIHMQAGLINQTALDAEVGTWR; this is encoded by the coding sequence TTGAGCGTTGCCGCTGATGACTCACTAATTATTCGCACTTGGTATGAAATCGCTACAAATGCCCTAGATGCTAGAGCGAGTGATATTCATATAGAGGCTGGGGCTCAAGCCACACTCATTCGTATTCGGGTCGATGGCCTGCTACAAATACAGTCGTATTACCCGATTGAATTTCATGACCGCCTCATCACACGCATCAAAGTTCTGGCGCGCTTAGATATTGCAGAAAAACGCCTGCCGCAAGATGGACGACTTTGCATTGGCCATAACTTTTCTAAGCCCAATATTGATTGCCGGGTTTCAATCTTGCCAACTCTTCATGGAGAAAAGGCCGTTGTGCGCATACTGCCCAGTTGCCTAGAAGAGCTTGATCTTCAAGACATTGGCCTGCTCTCGGAACAACTCGAGATATTCCAGCAAGCCCTTGCTCAATCCAACGGGCTGATCCTAGTGACCGGTCCGACTGGCAGTGGCAAGACTCGAACGCTCTATAGCTGCCTGCGTCAGCTCAATCAAAATCATCGTAATCTTTGCTCGATCGAAGATCCCATTGAAATTCGTCTTGCTGGAGTCAACCAAGTGGCCTATCACCCGCGGGCAGGTTTGGATTTTCCAACGATCATTCGCGCCCTTCTTCGACAAGATCCGGATGTCATCATGATTGGAGAAATCCGCGATGCCGCTACAGCTCAGCTTGCTATTCAGGCGGCTCAAACTGGGCATCTTGTTCTCAGCACCTTGCATACCCGCAATGCTTGTGGAGCAGTTCCTAGACTTAGCCATCTAGGAGTAGATCAACAATCTCTGGAGTCCTGTCTCTTAAGTGTCAGCTCACAGCGTCTCGTTCGTAAAACCTGCGCTCAATGTCTTGGATTTAAGATGAAAAATAACGTGCCATGTTCATTCTGCAAAGGCAGCGGCTACCTTGGGCGCATTGGAGTTCATGAAGTGCTAAGCAAAACCCATTTGCTTGACTCATCCACCTCTTACGTCAGCATGCGAGATGCCGGATTAATTCATATGCAAGCAGGCCTTATTAATCAAACAGCTTTAGATGCAGAAGTGGGCACATGGCGTTAA
- a CDS encoding HlyC/CorC family transporter — MDTFFDDWPFYSQVALVLFLLALSGFFSMAETSMLSSNRHRLRAMANGGNAGAALAERLLKRIDSLLSVLLISNNLINTVLPILVTGIALHIFGDSGFVLSIATLVVALLIIIFSEITPKVIGAAFPEKIASNVGWFILPLTFVLKPLLWFINNFVSGLMKVSGLQSSTDSRAMSKEELRSLVLESNRFVSNHHRNILLNLFNLENITVDDVMTPRSKIEVLDLSRPIDEVVQQLETCYHNKLPVCDGDSERIVGILPVKKALSLLGDTDLKHEDFRVLLNEPYFIPSSTPVLQQMQFFQDNQQRLSLVVNEYGEVLGLVTFEDIVEELIGEFTTSFSNLSTDPHWLPNGTYIATGGASLRDLNRLLNLDLPLDGPRTLNGLILEKLEAIPDHDVSIRIAGIVMEIVQFDEHGVKTVKLYRPAIRTQEQD; from the coding sequence ATGGACACCTTTTTTGACGATTGGCCGTTTTATAGCCAAGTTGCTCTAGTCCTATTTTTACTTGCACTCTCTGGTTTTTTCTCGATGGCAGAAACCAGCATGCTGTCCTCCAATCGTCACCGTCTACGTGCAATGGCCAATGGTGGCAATGCCGGTGCAGCGCTAGCTGAGAGACTTCTAAAGCGCATTGATTCATTGTTGTCGGTGCTACTGATTTCGAACAACCTGATCAATACCGTTCTTCCTATTCTGGTTACGGGGATTGCTCTGCATATTTTTGGTGATAGTGGTTTCGTACTCTCTATTGCCACTTTAGTTGTTGCGCTTCTCATCATCATTTTTAGCGAGATTACTCCGAAAGTCATTGGCGCCGCTTTTCCAGAAAAGATTGCCTCCAATGTTGGCTGGTTTATTTTGCCCCTCACTTTTGTATTGAAACCGCTGCTTTGGTTTATCAATAACTTTGTTTCTGGCCTTATGAAAGTGTCTGGCCTGCAATCCTCCACTGATAGCAGGGCTATGAGTAAAGAAGAGTTACGCAGCCTCGTTTTGGAGTCAAATCGTTTTGTCTCCAATCATCATCGCAACATCCTGCTCAACTTATTCAACTTGGAAAACATTACCGTTGATGATGTGATGACACCCAGGTCCAAGATTGAGGTTTTGGATCTCTCAAGGCCTATTGATGAAGTAGTCCAACAATTGGAGACTTGCTATCACAACAAATTACCCGTTTGCGATGGTGACTCTGAGCGCATTGTCGGGATCCTTCCTGTCAAAAAGGCCTTGTCCTTGCTGGGCGATACCGACCTTAAGCATGAAGACTTTAGGGTGTTATTAAACGAGCCTTACTTCATCCCCAGTAGCACCCCTGTATTGCAGCAAATGCAATTTTTCCAAGATAACCAACAGCGCTTAAGTTTGGTTGTCAATGAATATGGTGAAGTATTAGGACTAGTCACTTTTGAAGATATTGTGGAGGAACTCATTGGTGAATTTACGACCTCCTTCTCCAACCTCTCAACCGATCCCCATTGGCTCCCGAATGGAACCTATATAGCAACAGGTGGCGCCTCATTACGAGATCTCAATCGCTTACTCAACCTCGACCTCCCCTTAGATGGTCCGCGTACCTTAAACGGGCTCATTCTCGAAAAACTCGAGGCTATCCCCGATCATGATGTCAGCATTCGCATTGCTGGCATCGTCATGGAAATCGTTCAATTTGACGAACATGGTGTTAAAACAGTGAAGCTTTATCGTCCCGCCATTCGGACTCAAGAACAAGATTGA
- a CDS encoding methylated-DNA--[protein]-cysteine S-methyltransferase, with product MLSRMDYLPANTALIAPQNQLAKEVARQCKAYFQDPHWQFDLPTKPAGTEHQRRVWASIQEIPAGQTRTYGELAKQIQSGARAVGTACGANPYPLIAPCHRVVSAQGIGGFMKENSPGLYRQIKLWLLRHEGAL from the coding sequence ATGCTTTCTAGAATGGATTATTTGCCCGCCAATACAGCTTTAATCGCCCCACAAAATCAACTGGCTAAAGAGGTTGCGCGACAGTGTAAGGCTTACTTTCAGGACCCTCATTGGCAATTTGACTTACCCACAAAACCTGCGGGTACTGAGCACCAAAGAAGAGTGTGGGCTAGCATTCAAGAGATACCCGCCGGCCAGACAAGAACCTATGGTGAATTAGCCAAGCAGATTCAGAGTGGGGCGCGTGCAGTCGGTACAGCGTGCGGAGCCAATCCCTACCCCTTAATTGCACCTTGTCATCGAGTGGTATCAGCCCAAGGTATTGGTGGCTTTATGAAAGAAAACTCCCCGGGCCTATATCGCCAAATTAAGCTCTGGCTTTTAAGACATGAAGGTGCTCTATAA
- a CDS encoding squalene/phytoene synthase family protein, translated as MSPTNDLAYQKAILGSVSRTFALTIPLLPPSIEKVVGNTYLLCRIIDTIEDAADLSTQSKQSLSALFLDAVLEKAPVETFVAPCLNALKNYRNQDELDLISHTPTVLRILHTCSTQDQAAVSRCVSIMSEGMSFFHGRQNQAGLQDLAEFEQYCYVVAGVVGELLTTIFSNHSQAFKEKMAGHEDLAIAFGQALQMTNILKDSPEDKARGVSWKPINVSHEALLKLAYQKLQDSLNYILLIPKQELGMRRFCFLAFGLAVMTLSKIVDRKEFDSKDEVKLSRSTVMSFYSFTKWAVKSDMVMKIFFSLSSRSLAK; from the coding sequence TTGAGCCCAACTAACGATTTGGCCTACCAAAAGGCCATTCTAGGATCTGTCTCACGTACTTTTGCCCTCACCATCCCACTGCTACCCCCGAGTATCGAGAAGGTCGTTGGCAATACCTATTTGCTGTGTCGCATTATTGACACCATCGAGGATGCCGCAGATTTAAGCACCCAAAGCAAGCAATCTCTTTCGGCGCTATTTTTGGATGCAGTGCTTGAGAAGGCTCCAGTTGAGACATTTGTTGCGCCTTGTCTCAATGCATTAAAAAATTACCGCAATCAAGATGAGTTGGATTTAATTTCTCATACACCCACTGTTCTGCGAATTTTGCATACCTGTTCTACCCAGGATCAAGCAGCCGTCAGTCGTTGCGTTTCTATCATGTCTGAAGGAATGTCCTTTTTCCATGGAAGACAAAACCAGGCTGGCCTTCAAGATCTTGCCGAGTTTGAACAATATTGCTATGTCGTGGCTGGCGTAGTTGGAGAACTACTGACAACCATCTTCAGCAATCATTCGCAGGCTTTTAAAGAAAAAATGGCGGGGCATGAAGATTTGGCAATCGCATTTGGTCAAGCGCTGCAAATGACCAACATTCTCAAAGACTCCCCAGAGGATAAAGCCCGCGGCGTCTCCTGGAAGCCGATCAATGTTAGTCATGAAGCCCTTCTAAAGCTTGCCTATCAAAAGCTCCAAGATTCTCTGAATTACATTCTGTTGATTCCCAAACAGGAATTGGGCATGAGACGTTTTTGCTTTTTGGCTTTTGGCTTAGCGGTAATGACTCTGTCAAAGATTGTAGATCGCAAAGAATTCGACAGTAAAGATGAAGTAAAGCTTTCCAGAAGCACCGTCATGAGTTTCTACAGCTTTACAAAGTGGGCCGTTAAAAGCGATATGGTAATGAAGATCTTTTTTAGCCTTAGCAGTAGATCGCTCGCCAAATAA